A stretch of DNA from Candidatus Methylomirabilis lanthanidiphila:
ATCAGCGCCTTGATTCAGCAGCAATCCTACAATCCGGGAACGTCCTCTCTCGGCCGCACATATCAGGGCGGTCCTCCCCCTATTGTTCTTGACGTTTACGTCGGCGCCGTGCTCAAGCAGCAGCTCGACGACCCCGGAATGTCCTCTCCAGGACGCGCGTATCAGCGCCGGCGTATCACTCTGATCCTTCGCATTCACGTCGGCGCCGTGCTTGAGCAGCAGCTCGACGACCCCGCCATGTCCATTCCACGACGCGCGCATCAGGGCCGTCCAGTTGTCCTTATCTCTCGCATTGACCTCAGCACCATGCTTGAGTAACAGCTCCACAATCTTGGGATACCCCTTCGCGGATGCGCGCATCAGGGCCGTCCAGTCGTTGTGATCCTTCGCATTGACATCAGCGCCGTGCTTGAGCAGCAGCTCCACCACCTTGAAACGCCCATGCCAGGAGGCGTGCATCAGGGCCGTCCAACCATGTTGATCACTCGCGTTCATATCAGGGCTTGCAGCTAACAGCCGCTTAACCTGCTCGATGGTTCCCGACCTGGACGCCTCAATGAGCCTCTTGCCGGATTTGCCGCCACCCTCAAATAACGAGCCGAAAAACCCCATATCCTCCCCTTTCACATCTCATACGCTCACCGATTCATCTGGCCGCTGAGGCATACCAGCCAGACCCTGTCTCAGGTGACTGTCGTCTCTATCGAGCATAATGACGTTCGCCCGTCGCTCTCGACACTGTGCGCTACCGCAACATCTGCGCCCGGCTTCTGGTGCGACACAACACCATGAAGGTGGTCATGACGATTGTCGACGCCAAGAGGTAGATCAGTCGATAGCCGAATCGCTCCGCGATAATTCCGAAGGTGAACGACGCAAGCGCATGGCCCAGTAACATGGCGGTACTGAACGCGCCAAGCGCGCGTCCACGCCCCTCCGAATCCGCCAGGTCTATGGTATAGGCGCTCAAGGCCGGAAAAAGCAGGCCGTGCGCCATTCCGGTCAGCGTCCCGACTACCAGCAGGCCAACCGGAGACACGAGCCACACCAGACCCAGGGTGCCTGATCCCATGAGCAGCAGGGCGGGTAAGATCACACGTTGACGCCCCCATCGATCGGATAGTCTGCCGCACGTCAATCGGATACCGATCGCCGCCGCGCTGTACGCAATGTAGAATCCGCCGATACGCGACAGCCCGGCTTGCGTCGCGTAGGTCGGCAGGAATACGAACACCGCCCCGGAGGCCAGACCGAATACCAACGCGAGAAGAATCGGCGGCAGGATACGCGCCGACGGGATCAGGGACGCAAGTCCTGAAGCGACAGCGGCTTGGGGCGTCGACGACAGGTTGCGCAACGCCAAGCTGGTCAGCAGGCAAGCCGCTGCGGCGACGGCGGCAGCGAAGAAGAACGCCGAATAGCCTGCGCGATGGATCACCTGCTCCCCAATGGCGGGGGACAACGCGATCGTAATGAGTCCAGAGATTCCGAACAGGCCCACTGCCTCGCCGCGGCGGCTCGACGGAACCATTTCAGACACCAGTGTCAGATTCGCGATATAGAAGCTTGAGTATGCGATACCCTGGAGGATACGAAAGAGCACGAAGCGCGCGTCCAATTGGGTCGAATACGCAAAGCCGATTGCGGCCAGCATTCCCGATGCCGATCCCAGCAGCAGGAACCGCTTGCGTCCGAAACGGTCGGCAAGGGCGCCGGCCAGCGGCTGCCCAAGAATCGCCGTCAGACTGTAGCTGCCCATGACCCAACCGATCTGTGATTCGGTTCCGCCGAGCGTCTTGATATACAGAGGCAGCAGGCTGAAGGCATTGAGGCTCGCGAAAAAAAAGAAATTGGAAAGAGAGGCCACAAAAAAGTTAAAGCTGGATATCGTATCGTTCACGGCGCTCTCTCGCGCCTGAACGGTCGGACCGGACAATATAGCGAGTTGTGTCTTGCCTAATCGATTCATCGGTCTACAGTCAGCGCCCCTATCTTTCTCCTTGTCTACCCCTGCAATATAGCGTATACATACCTTGAGTCAAGCTTATCCGCCCATCAGGTTGAGCTGCTGATCAGACCATCAGGATCACGGGCTGTTCCGGGCCGATTACCCAAAGGAGGGTTGCGCGATGACAACCACTGCATATGTTTTGATCGAAGGCGCGTCGGATCAGACGGCCAACATCGTCAAAGCGTTACAGAAGATCAAAGGGGTCAAGTCGGCGCACGCCGTAACCGGGCCCTACGACGTGATCGCGTGCGTTGAGGCCACTGATGTCGGCACAGTCGGGTCGGTTGTCCTCTCGAAGATCCGCACCTTGAAGGGCGTGATGAGAACGGTCACCTGCGTCGCCGTTTAAGATCGCCCGAACGGTTTCGAAATATAACGGGTCGTAACGATTGGTAACGTATTACCAGCCGTTACAATCCATTACTCTTTGTTCAGCCCTTCGCCGCCTCTCCGAATCCCATCGCCAGATAGATCAGGGTACGGACCATCGCCCCTGTCGCCCCTTTCACCTGATACCCGTACTCTTTTTCGGTTTGCGCAGTCCCGGCAATGTCCAGGTGAACCCACGGGGTCTTCCCGACAAAATGAGCCAGGAGCTTCGCGCCTGTGATCGGCCCGGCCTTTCTGCCGCCGATATTCTTCATATCCGCGCAGTCGCTCTTGATCTGTTCACCATACTCCTCATCCATAGGGAGTTCCCAGATCTTCTCGTTGGCCGCCTCGCTGGCCTGTTTCACTTGCCGCATCAGCTCTGCGTCATTGGTAAAGGCGCCCGTCCGAACTGACCCGAGCGCGATAACGCATGCACCGGTCAACGTTGCCACATCAACGAGATGCGTGAGGCCCTTGTCGCAGGCGTAACAGAGGGCATCTGCCAGGATCAGTCGTCCTTCGGCGTCGGTATTAATCACCTCGATCGTCTTCCCATTCATGGCCCTCACGATATCGCCAGGGCGCTGGGCTGTCCCGCTGGGCAGGTTCTCAGTCGCCGGCACAATCGCCGTGACGTCCACCGGCAGCTTCAGCTCCGCGATCCCTTTGATGGCAGCGAGGACTGTCGCCCCGCCGGCCATATCGCCCTTCATCGCCTCCATCCCCTCGCTCGGTTTGATGGAGATGCCTCCTGAATCGAAGGTGAGCCCTTTGCCCACCAGGCCGAGGCGTGGACCAACCCCCTTCCCTTTTCTCCCCTTATAGCTCACCTCAATGAACTTCGGAGGCTCGTGGCTCCCTTGAGCCACCCCCAGCAACGCCCCCATCCCAAGCCTCTTCATGTCG
This window harbors:
- the ankX_5 gene encoding Phosphocholine transferase AnkX, with translation MGFFGSLFEGGGKSGKRLIEASRSGTIEQVKRLLAASPDMNASDQHGWTALMHASWHGRFKVVELLLKHGADVNAKDHNDWTALMRASAKGYPKIVELLLKHGAEVNARDKDNWTALMRASWNGHGGVVELLLKHGADVNAKDQSDTPALIRASWRGHSGVVELLLEHGADVNVKNNRGRTALICAAERGRSRIVGLLLNQGADANVKDHYRQTARMYASTHDHIKVAELLERHSAS
- a CDS encoding transport protein, belonging to the Major Facilitator Superfamily, of which narK is a member; translated protein: MNRLGKTQLAILSGPTVQARESAVNDTISSFNFFVASLSNFFFFASLNAFSLLPLYIKTLGGTESQIGWVMGSYSLTAILGQPLAGALADRFGRKRFLLLGSASGMLAAIGFAYSTQLDARFVLFRILQGIAYSSFYIANLTLVSEMVPSSRRGEAVGLFGISGLITIALSPAIGEQVIHRAGYSAFFFAAAVAAAACLLTSLALRNLSSTPQAAVASGLASLIPSARILPPILLALVFGLASGAVFVFLPTYATQAGLSRIGGFYIAYSAAAIGIRLTCGRLSDRWGRQRVILPALLLMGSGTLGLVWLVSPVGLLVVGTLTGMAHGLLFPALSAYTIDLADSEGRGRALGAFSTAMLLGHALASFTFGIIAERFGYRLIYLLASTIVMTTFMVLCRTRSRAQMLR
- a CDS encoding AsnC family protein — translated: MTTTAYVLIEGASDQTANIVKALQKIKGVKSAHAVTGPYDVIACVEATDVGTVGSVVLSKIRTLKGVMRTVTCVAV
- the pepA gene encoding Cytosol aminopeptidase; translation: MKIEVKAQDLLAFEGDTLIVNLFEGVERPDGATGAVDQALGGSITAAIRRKEFKGKLHERLLLHTTEPRSVTRVLVIGLGKQEECTLDRVRSASAEAMRHLRGVGAKTVGSIVHGAGIGGLQADQAACAVTEGALLGLYRFDKYQKPDDNGQKNIRTLTLLERDSAKIAAMREGVRRGRILAEAVSFARDLVNEPANTLTPSEMAARAKKMASGSGLTVKVLERADMKRLGMGALLGVAQGSHEPPKFIEVSYKGRKGKGVGPRLGLVGKGLTFDSGGISIKPSEGMEAMKGDMAGGATVLAAIKGIAELKLPVDVTAIVPATENLPSGTAQRPGDIVRAMNGKTIEVINTDAEGRLILADALCYACDKGLTHLVDVATLTGACVIALGSVRTGAFTNDAELMRQVKQASEAANEKIWELPMDEEYGEQIKSDCADMKNIGGRKAGPITGAKLLAHFVGKTPWVHLDIAGTAQTEKEYGYQVKGATGAMVRTLIYLAMGFGEAAKG